A genomic stretch from Megalobrama amblycephala isolate DHTTF-2021 linkage group LG22, ASM1881202v1, whole genome shotgun sequence includes:
- the napga gene encoding N-ethylmaleimide-sensitive factor attachment protein, gamma a codes for MAQKINEAHEHIAQAEKHLKTSFMKWKPDYDSAASEYSKAAVAFKNAKQLEQAKEAYLLEAEAHTNHRSLFHAAKAFEQAGMMLKDMQRLPEAVQYIEKASVMYVENGTPDTAAMALDRAGKLIEPLDLAKAVHLYQQAAGVFENEDRLRQAVELIGKASRLLVRQQKFDEAAVSLQKEKNMYKEIENYPTCFKKTIAQVLVHLHRADYVAADRCVRESYSIPGFSGSEDCIAMEQLLQGYDEQDEDQVSRVCTSPLLRYMDNDYAKLAISLKVPGGGKKKKPPAVASGDAGAAPPEEDEDEYAGGLC; via the exons ATGGCGCAGAAGATCAATGAGGCTCATGAACACATCGCGCAGGCGGAGAAACA TCTGAAGACGAGCTTCATGAAGTGGAAGCCTGATTATGACAGTGCTGCATCAGAATACTCCAAAGCAG CTGTTGCCTTCAAGAACGCCAAACAGCTGGAGCAGGCCAAAGAGGCGTATCTGCTGGAGGCCGAGGCTCACACCAACCACAGATC TCTGTTTCATGCTGCCAA GGCCTTTGAGCAGGCAGGAATGATGCTGAAG GACATGCAGAGGTTACCTGAGGCTGTGCAGTACATCGAGAAAGCCAGCGTGATGTACGTGGAGAACGGCACTCCAGACACCGCCGCCATGGCCCTGGACCGAGCGGGGAA GTTGATCGAACCTCTGGATCTGGCTAAAGCCGTTCACCTGTACCAGCAGGCCGCAGGAGTGTTCGAG AATGAGGATCGATTACGACAGGCAGTGGAGCTCATTGGAAAAGCATCACGACTTCTTGTTAGACAACAGAA GTTTGACGAAGCTGCCGTGTCGCTGCAGAAGGAGAAGAACATGTATAAGGAAATAGAGAATTACCCAACATGCTTCAag AAAACCATCGCACAGGTGCTGGTCCATCTACACAGAGCAGACTATGTGGCGGCTGACAGGTGTGTGCGGGAGAGCTACAGTATCCCAGGATTCAGCGGGAGCGAAGACTGCATTGCCATGGAGCAGCTGCTGCAGGGTTACGATGAGCAGGATGAAGATCAGGTGTCTCGCGTCTGTACGTCTCCGCTGCTCAGATACATGGACAACGAC TATGCAAAGCTCGCCATCAGCCTGAAAGTGCCCGGAGGAGGGAAGAAGAAGAAACCCCCCGCCGTCGCTAGCGGAGACGCTGGAGCCGCGCCGCCGGAGGAAGACGAGGATGAGTATGCTGGAGGACTCTGTTGA